In Spodoptera frugiperda isolate SF20-4 chromosome 28, AGI-APGP_CSIRO_Sfru_2.0, whole genome shotgun sequence, one genomic interval encodes:
- the LOC118264956 gene encoding facilitated trehalose transporter Tret1-like — MVVSTENSISAKKGNPCMQWLMAMLANTTLLTYGFQAGWVSPMTKVLQSEDSPAGYPLSDYEISWIASSLCIAATVGVSLFAYIVDRYGRKIAILIMAALQALCWIMKLSSAHIAVLITARLCAGISAGGCYNVVPMYVREISQDDIRGVLGSFIILFQNIGILAMFAMGAYLNYYTVLWIVVWVPVLTILLMLKAPESPAFLVKRGKIEEATSTIAFLRKLEVTDKVIQNEIDFMKNEELTYNSLPKISFKSIFKNKAWRHGFILILILVTFQTNSGNFATLTYSPAIMKSAGVTWNPELQTLSFPAVMILASFISMSCVEKFGRKPLISITFAGAILAHAVLGTTMLLQSQGSNTPGWLPVLAIVLYVFVYAGGISPMPYIIMAEMFNFQIRAKVMGCLVTYAWFMSFLQLASFTAVANFLGVYTVVYCYAGINLCGALTSLIFLPETKGKTAEQIEMDLLGKNKQVR, encoded by the exons ATGGTTGTGTCTACAGAAAATTCTATTAGTGCCAAGAAAGGGAATCCCTGTATGCAATGGTTGATGGCTATGCTAg CGAATACCACACTCCTAACATATGGGTTTCAAGCGGGCTGGGTGTCACCGATGACAAAAGTTTTACAATCAGAGGATTCGCCGGCCGGTTATCCGTTGTCAGACTATGAAATATCATGGATAGCAAGCTCTCTTTGTATAGCGGCGACTGTCGGAGTCTCTCTATTCGCCTACATCGTTGACAGATATGGAAGGAAAATAGCTATTCTAATAATGGCTGCTCTACAAGCG TTATGTTGGATAATGAAACTATCCTCAGCACACATAGCAGTATTAATCACAGCCAGATTGTGTGCTGGGATCTCTGCCGGCGGTTGTTACAACGTAGTACCAATGTACGTCAGGGAAATAAGCCAGGATGACATAAGAGGGGTGCTCGGATCCTTCATAATTCTGTTTCAAAATATTGGAATACTGGCAATGTTTGCGATGGGAGCATACTTGAATTACTACACTGTGCTGTGGATCGTGGTTTGGGTACCAGTTTTAACTATACTACTGATGTTGAAGGCACCTGAATCACCAGCCTTTTTGGTGAAACGTGGGAAAATTGAG gAGGCGACGTCAACTATAGCGTTTCTCCGAAAATTAGAAGTCACCGACAAAGTTATACAAAATGAAATTGACTTCATGAAAAATGAAGAGCTTACTTATAATTCACTGCCGAAGATTTCTTTCAAAAGTATAT ttaagAATAAGGCATGGCGTCACGGCTTCATCCTTATCCTGATTTTGGTAACATTTCAAACAAACAGCGGTAACTTTGCCACTTTGACGTATTCGCCGGCCATTATGAAATCAGCCGGCGTCACGTGGAACCCAGAGCTACAGACGTTGAGTTTCCCCGCAGTTATGATCCTTGCCTCGTTTATCTCAATGAGTTGTGTGGAAAAGTTCGGTCGGAAG cCTCTCATCAGCATAACATTTGCTGGAGCAATTTTGGCGCATGCAGTGCTAGGAACAACAATGTTACTACAATCTCAGGGAAGCAATACACCTGGATGGTTACCCGTGTTGGCTATTGTGTTGTACGTCTTTGTATACGCCGGCGGAATCTCACCTATGCCATACATTATTATGGCAGAAATGTTTAATTTCCAG ataCGAGCAAAGGTAATGGGTTGTTTAGTGACATACGCATGGTTCATGTCCTTTCTCCAGTTGGCTTCGTTTACGGCCGTCGCGAACTTTCTTGGGGTATACACTGTGGTTTATTGTTACGCCGGTATCAACCTCTGTGGGGCTTTAACCAGCTTAATATTCTTACCAGAGACAAAAGGTAAAACTGCCGAGCAAATAGAAATGGATctattaggtaaaaataaacaagtacgGTGA